Proteins encoded in a region of the Carassius gibelio isolate Cgi1373 ecotype wild population from Czech Republic chromosome B5, carGib1.2-hapl.c, whole genome shotgun sequence genome:
- the LOC127957450 gene encoding osteoclast-stimulating factor 1 → MSKPPPKPAKPGQVKVYRALFTFDPRTPDELYFEEGDILYISDTSDSNWWKGTCRGRTGLIPSNYVAEQAESIDNPMHEAAKRGNLSWLRECLDNKVGINGLDKAGNTALYWACHGGHKDVVEILLSQPNCELNQQNKLGDTALHAAAWKGYSDIVEMLLNKNARTDVVNNEKKTALDMATNAQCASLLKRKLGGVILRTHSNAEEYLDDEDSD, encoded by the exons ATGTCAAAGCCTCCCCCCAAACCAGCTAAACCAG GCCAGGTCAAGGTGTACAGGGCTTTATTCACCTTCGACCCAAGGACG CCAGATGAACTGTACTTTGAGGAAGGAGATATCTTGTACATCTCAGATACA AGTGACAGTAACTGGTGGAAGGGAACATGCAGGGGAAGGACTGGACTTATTCCCAGCAATTACG TGGCTGAGCAAGCAGAGTCCATAGACAATCCCATGCATGAAGCAGCCAAGCGAG gTAATCTGAGCTGGCTCAGAGAGTGTTTGGATAATAAGGTTGGCATCAATGGACTGGACAAAGCAGGGAACACCGCTCTCTACTGGGCTTGTCACGGAGGACATAAAG atgtggtgGAGATTTTGCTGAGTCAGCCAAACTGTGAGCTCAATCAGCAG AATAAACTGGGAGACACGGCTCTACATGCAGCTGCCTGGAAGGGTTATTCAGATATAGTTGAGATGCTGCTCAATAAAA ATGCCAGGACAGATGTGGTCAACAATGAGAAGAAGACCGCTCTGGATATGGCCACAAATGCACAATGTGCTTCTCTGCTGAAGAGGAAACTGGGAGGAG TGATTTTGCGCACCCACAGTAACGCCGAGGAGTATCTGGATGATGAAGACTCCGACTGA